The Garra rufa chromosome 23, GarRuf1.0, whole genome shotgun sequence genome includes a region encoding these proteins:
- the ckmt2a gene encoding creatine kinase, mitochondrial 2a (sarcomeric) isoform X2, producing MASSFAKVMSSRTTGLLLASLGAGAVATGYLLSDNAAASAQQRTKLYPPSADYPDLRKHNNCMASAMTPAIYAKLRDRITPNNWTLDQCIQTGVDNPGHPFIKTVGMVAGDEESYEVFAEIFDPVIKDRHNGYDPRNMKHPTDLDASKIHSGLFDENYVLSSRVRTGRSIRGLSLPPACSRSERREVERVTIQALSGLKGDLAGRYYSLTEMSDQEQQSLIDEHILFDKPVSPLLIASGMARDWPDARGIWHNNEKTFLIWVNEEDHTRVISMEKGGNMKRVFERFCRGLKQVERLIQERGWEFMWNERLGYILTCPSNLGTGLRAGVHVRLPKLSKDPRFNKILDNLRLQKRGTGGVDTAAVGDTFDISNLDRLGKSEVELVQLVIDGVNYLIECEKRLEKGQDIKIPAPIQQFKK from the exons ATGGCAAGCTCATTCGCCAAGGTGATGTCGAGCCGCACCACTGGCTTGCTCTTGGCGAGCCTTGGAGCTGGTGCTGTGGCAACCGGTTACTTATTGAGCGATAATGCTGCCGCCTCTGCACAGCAGAGGACGAAACTCTACCCTCCCAG TGCTGACTACCCTGACCTACGCAAACACAACAACTGCATGGCCAGTGCGATGACCCCTGCCATCTATGCCAAACTGAGGGACAGGATCACTCCGAACAACTGGACTCTTGACCAGTGCATTCAGACTGGTGTGGACAACCCTGGTCATCCCTTCATCAAGACAGTTGGGATGGTCGCTGGTGATGAAGAGAGCTATGAG GTGTTTGCTGAAATCTTTGATCCTGTAATCAAGGACAGACACAACGGCTATGACCCAAGGAACATGAAGCATCCCACTGACCTGGATGCCTCCAAG ATCCATTCAGGCCTGTTTGATGAAAACTACGTCCTGTCTTCCCGTGTGCGCACAGGCCGCAGTATCCGTGGCCTTAGCCTTCCACCTGCCTGCAGCCGCTCTGAACGACGTGAAGTCGAAAGGGTCACGATCCAGGCCTTGTCTGGCCTCAAGGGAGACCTTGCAGGACGTTACTACAGCCTGACTGAAATGAGTGATCAAGAGCAGCAGAGTCTTATCGAT GAGCATATTCTATTTGACAAGCCCGTGTCTCCTCTGCTCATTGCATCTGGGATGGCCAGGGACTGGCCAGATGCTCGTGGGATCTG GCATAACAATGAGAAGACATTCTTAATATGGGTCAATGAGGAAGACCACACCCGTGTCATCTCCATGGAAAAGGGTGGCAACATGAAAAGGGTGTTTGAGAGGTTCTGCAGAGGACTCAAACAG GTAGAACGCTTGATTCAAGAGAGAGGCTGGGAGTTCATGTGGAATGAACGTCTTGGCTACATCCTGACCTGCCCATCCAACCTGGGCACCGGCCTTAGGGCTGGAGTACACGTCCGCTTGCCAAAGCTCAGCAAG GACCCTCGCTTTAACAAGATCCTGGATAACTTGCGGCTGCAGAAGCGTGGTACTGGAGGTGTGGACACAGCTGCAGTGGGTGATACCTTCGACATCTCAAACCTTGACCGCCTGGGTAAATCTGAG GTTGAACTGGTGCAGCTTGTCATTGATGGTGTCAACTACCTTATCGAGTGTGAGAAGAGGCTGGAAAAGGGCCAGGATATCAAGATCCCCGCCCCCATCCAACAGTTTAAGAAGTGA
- the ckmt2a gene encoding creatine kinase, mitochondrial 2a (sarcomeric) isoform X1: MASSFAKVMSSRTTGLLLASLGAGAVATGYLLSDNAAASAQQRTKLYPPSADYPDLRKHNNCMASAMTPAIYAKLRDRITPNNWTLDQCIQTGVDNPGHPFIKTVGMVAGDEESYEVFAEIFDPVIKDRHNGYDPRNMKHPTDLDASKIHSGLFDENYVLSSRVRTGRSIRGLSLPPACSRSERREVERVTIQALSGLKGDLAGRYYSLTEMSDQEQQSLIDDHFLFDKPVSPLLTCAFMARDWPDARGIWHNNEKTFLIWVNEEDHTRVISMEKGGNMKRVFERFCRGLKQVERLIQERGWEFMWNERLGYILTCPSNLGTGLRAGVHVRLPKLSKDPRFNKILDNLRLQKRGTGGVDTAAVGDTFDISNLDRLGKSEVELVQLVIDGVNYLIECEKRLEKGQDIKIPAPIQQFKK; the protein is encoded by the exons ATGGCAAGCTCATTCGCCAAGGTGATGTCGAGCCGCACCACTGGCTTGCTCTTGGCGAGCCTTGGAGCTGGTGCTGTGGCAACCGGTTACTTATTGAGCGATAATGCTGCCGCCTCTGCACAGCAGAGGACGAAACTCTACCCTCCCAG TGCTGACTACCCTGACCTACGCAAACACAACAACTGCATGGCCAGTGCGATGACCCCTGCCATCTATGCCAAACTGAGGGACAGGATCACTCCGAACAACTGGACTCTTGACCAGTGCATTCAGACTGGTGTGGACAACCCTGGTCATCCCTTCATCAAGACAGTTGGGATGGTCGCTGGTGATGAAGAGAGCTATGAG GTGTTTGCTGAAATCTTTGATCCTGTAATCAAGGACAGACACAACGGCTATGACCCAAGGAACATGAAGCATCCCACTGACCTGGATGCCTCCAAG ATCCATTCAGGCCTGTTTGATGAAAACTACGTCCTGTCTTCCCGTGTGCGCACAGGCCGCAGTATCCGTGGCCTTAGCCTTCCACCTGCCTGCAGCCGCTCTGAACGACGTGAAGTCGAAAGGGTCACGATCCAGGCCTTGTCTGGCCTCAAGGGAGACCTTGCAGGACGTTACTACAGCCTGACTGAAATGAGTGATCAAGAGCAGCAGAGTCTTATCGAT GACCACTTCCTGTTTGACAAACCTGTGTCCCCCTTGTTGACTTGTGCCTTTATGGCCCGTGACTGGCCAGATGCAAGAGGCATCTG GCATAACAATGAGAAGACATTCTTAATATGGGTCAATGAGGAAGACCACACCCGTGTCATCTCCATGGAAAAGGGTGGCAACATGAAAAGGGTGTTTGAGAGGTTCTGCAGAGGACTCAAACAG GTAGAACGCTTGATTCAAGAGAGAGGCTGGGAGTTCATGTGGAATGAACGTCTTGGCTACATCCTGACCTGCCCATCCAACCTGGGCACCGGCCTTAGGGCTGGAGTACACGTCCGCTTGCCAAAGCTCAGCAAG GACCCTCGCTTTAACAAGATCCTGGATAACTTGCGGCTGCAGAAGCGTGGTACTGGAGGTGTGGACACAGCTGCAGTGGGTGATACCTTCGACATCTCAAACCTTGACCGCCTGGGTAAATCTGAG GTTGAACTGGTGCAGCTTGTCATTGATGGTGTCAACTACCTTATCGAGTGTGAGAAGAGGCTGGAAAAGGGCCAGGATATCAAGATCCCCGCCCCCATCCAACAGTTTAAGAAGTGA
- the ube2l3a gene encoding ubiquitin-conjugating enzyme E2 L3a: MAASKRLHKELDEIRKSGMKNFRNIQVDESNILTWQGLIVPDNPPYDKGAFRIEITFPAEYPFKPPKITFKTKIYHPNIDEKGQVCLPVISAENWKPATKTDQVIQSLIALVNDPQPEHPLRADLAEEYSKDRKKFIKNAEEFTKKHGEKRPVD; this comes from the exons ATGGCGGCGAGCAAGCGACTGCATAAG GAACTTGATGAAATACGCAAGTCTGGAATGAAAAACTTCCGCAACATTCAGGTGGATGAGTCAAACATTCTGACCTGGCAAGGACTCATTGTTCCT GACAACCCTCCATACGACAAAGGTGCGTTCAGGATCGAGATCACATTCCCTGCAGAATACCCCTTTAAACCGCCGAAGATCACATTTAAGACCAAGATCTACCACCCGAACATTGATGAAAAGGGTCAGGTGTGTCTGCCGGTCATAAGTGCTGAGAACTGGAAACCTGCAACCAAAACTGACCAAG TAATCCAGTCCCTCATCGCCCTCGTCAACGACCCCCAACCAGAGCACCCGCTGAGGGCCGACCTAGCGGAGGAATATTCAAAAGACCGTAAAAAATTCATTAAGAACGCAGAAGAGTTTACAAAGAAACATGGCGAGAAGCGGCCAGTGGACTGA